The Siniperca chuatsi isolate FFG_IHB_CAS linkage group LG17, ASM2008510v1, whole genome shotgun sequence genomic sequence ATGAGAACTCATACAGGAGTAAAACCTTTTAGTtgctcagtttgtggtaaaaggTTTACTCAAAAAGCAGGTCTGGACTACCACTTGAGAACTCATACAGGAGAGAGACCGTTTATTtgctcagtttgtggtaaaaccTTTCGACACAAAGGAGCTCTAACATACCACATGGCGACCCACACAGGGGTGAAACCATTCAGCTGCAGTGACTGTGGTAAAAGGTTCAGGGGGACGTCACAGCTCAAAATCCATAAGTGTGTTGGAGAGTCATCACAGCTTCACAAAAGCCAAAGTGATAAACGCAAGAAACCACTGAGCTGTTCTGAATGTGATGCAACATTTCCTAACAATTACCTTCTGATGACCCACATGAGAATGCATAAAGGCAAGAAACTGTTTACTTGCACAGTTTGTGGTCAAAAACGGCAGTTTAGTTCTCATCTGGAGATACACATGAGAACCcatacaggagagaaaccatacaGTTGCTCCGTTTGTGGTAAAAGATTTTCACAAAGAGGAATTATGACGCAACACATGGCAGTCCACTCAGGGGTGAAACCATTCGGCTGCAGTGACTGTGGCAAAAGATTCTTTTGGCAGTTTCAGatcaaaaaacacaagtgtCTTGGTGAGTCCTCGCAGCAAAGAAGGACTGGCTTTAATGGACAGGACTGTGGAGGATCAGAATCAGTCAGGAACTTGGATCcagataaacatttaaaacctgaCAGTGATAAAAAGACCAAACCGTCTTTTGAAACTGATGACAGTGTTGATATTGAATTTTGGAAAGAGACCAGGCAGCATCAGTCTGGTTTCACTTATCGGAGAAATAAAAAAGTCTCTGTAAAAACTGAACCCAAAACCGATGACAGTGTTGGCAGTGGTTTTTGCAAACAGACCAGGCAATGTCAGTCAGGTCTAAACGATCTGAAAAATGAGGAAGTCTCTTTAAGTGATACAGGATATAATACTGACAAGAAACCATTCAGCTCCTCTGAGTGTCATAAAAGATCTAAAGGCAGTCACACTCTGCAGACACACAAGAAATGTcatacaggagagaaaccatttagttgtttattttgtgggaAAGGATTTGCGACAGGAGGATATCTGACAAGACACACGTGTGTCCATACAGGAGAGAAACTACTCAGTTGCATTGTTTGTGAGAAAAGATTCCCTTTGGAGTCAGAGCTCATAAGCCATGAATGTGTTGGTGAGTCCTCAAAGCTTCTTCAAAGCCGAACTGAGGAACAGATTACTGCCAACAAACTGTTTAGCTGCTCTCAGTGTGGTAAAGGATTTGGCCGTAAGCACCAGCTGCAGGTACACATGAGAATTCACGCTAAAACATTTGCCAGGCGTGAAAATTTAAGTTTTCACATGACATGTCACACAGGGGAAAAGCCTTTCTGCTGttcagtttgtaacacaggttTTAGTGACAGTGAGTCTTTAGTTAAACACATGAGAATTCATACTGGACAAACACAATTTAGTTGCTCAATTTGTGGTAAAGAATTTGCATGGAGAAGATATCTGACAAAACATATGGAAGTCCACGCAAAGGAGAAAATCTACAGGTGCAGTGTTTGTGACAGAGGATTCACTCGGATTTATCAGCTCAACTACCATGAGTGTGTTGGTGAGTCCTCACAGCTTCTTCAAAGCCGAACTGAGGAACATATTACTGCCAACAAATTGTTTAGATGCTCTCAGTGTGGTAAAGGATTTGGCCGCAAGTACCATTTGAAGGtacacatgagaatccacacaggggagaaaccttTCAGTTGCTCTTTGTGTGGGAAAGGCTTCATTGAAAGTGGAAATCTGAAGGTGCACATGAGAGCTCACACAGGAAAGAAACAAttcagctgcagtgtttgtgacaAAAGATTCACTTTGCGTTCACAGTTAAAAATCCATCAGTGTGTTGGTCATCAGTCCTCGCAGCTTcatcaaaaccaaactgaacagatggaaacaggagctgatggagagggCTGTGGAGAACCAGGaccagccaggaactcagatccagatacatatttacaacctgACACTGATGACAAGACTTCAGAGTCTTCTGAGACTGAAGACAGTGATGATGGTTGGGAGGAGACCAGAGAccctcagtcaggtttaaactcTCTGAAAAATGATTTAGTCTCTCAGAGTGAAACAACATGTGATACTGGCAGGAAACGATTCAGCTGCTCTGAGTGTGGGGAAACATTTCACAACAATCACCTTCTGAAGATCCACATAAGAAATCATACAGGAGAATACAGGGAGGCAAAGCAGGAGGACCCAGAGcccccacacattaaagaggaacaggaggagctctggaccagtcaggagggagagcagcttcgagggctggaggaggccgataTCACCAAGTTCCCATTCACTCCTgtccctgtgaagagtgaagaagatgaagagaaacctcagtcctcacagcttcatcaaagccaaactgaacagatggaaacaggagctgatggagaggactgtggaggaccaggaccagccaggaactctgatccagatacacatttacaacctgagactgatgacaATCCTGGAATCTCTTTTAAAACTGATGACAGTGTAGACAGTGATTTTTGGAAAGACAACAGGAAACCTCAGTTAGATTTAAACTCTTTGAAAAAGAATGAAATCTCTGAAAGTGTTATGGGTTGTGATTCTGGCAAGAAAGCATTTAGCTGTTCTGATGACAAGGCTTCAGAGACTCTTGAACCTGAGAGTGATGACAGCGTTGACAGTGATTTTTGGAAAGACAACAGGAAACCTCAGTTAGATTTAAACGTTTTGAAAAATAATGACGTTTCTGAAAGTGAAATGAGATCCAACACTCTCGGGAAACCATATAGCTGCTCTGAGTGTGGGAAAGGGTTTCTCAGCATTTGCAATATGAAGAACCACATGAAATTTCATACAGGAGAGAGAgcctttttttgttctgtttgtggtcaaaaatgtctttacaaGTCCCATCTGAAGATACACATGAGAACTcatacaggagagaaaccattcaTTTGCCCAGTGTGTGGTAAAAAATACGCACATAAGGCAAGTATGCAATCGCACATGGTCGTCCACACGGTGGATAAACAATATACATGCAATGTCTGTGACAAGAGCTTTGCCTGGTATACAGAGCTTAAATACCATCATTGTGTTGGC encodes the following:
- the LOC122864523 gene encoding zinc finger protein 420-like isoform X2: MSRFQEFKDSVKLRLRTAARKHLVEHLDTKTSGYEKELDRQQRLPDQVSDPDLKLRRADVQQLSLRKEEVPPEQQNWSPSLDQDPEPPHIKEEQEELWISQEGELLRGLEEADITKFPFTPVPVKSEEDEEKPQSSQLHQSQTELMETGANGEDCGGPGPARNSDPDTHLQPDTDDKTEDSSETETDDSDKNWRDPDSKQFRCSVCGKTFKHRGNLNIHMRTHTGVKPFSCSVCGKRFTQKAGLDYHLRTHTGERPFICSVCGKTFRHKGALTYHMATHTGVKPFSCSDCGKRFRGTSQLKIHKCVGESSQLHKSQSDKRKKPLSCSECDATFPNNYLLMTHMRMHKGKKLFTCTVCGQKRQFSSHLEIHMRTHTGEKPYSCSVCGKRFSQRGIMTQHMAVHSGVKPFGCSDCGKRFFWQFQIKKHKCLGESSQQRRTGFNGQDCGGSESVRNLDPDKHLKPDSDKKTKPSFETDDSVDIEFWKETRQHQSGFTYRRNKKVSVKTEPKTDDSVGSGFCKQTRQCQSGLNDLKNEEVSLSDTGYNTDKKPFSSSECHKRSKGSHTLQTHKKCHTGEKPFSCLFCGKGFATGGYLTRHTCVHTGEKLLSCIVCEKRFPLESELISHECVGESSKLLQSRTEEQITANKLFSCSQCGKGFGRKHQLQVHMRIHAKTFARRENLSFHMTCHTGEKPFCCSVCNTGFSDSESLVKHMRIHTGQTQFSCSICGKEFAWRRYLTKHMEVHAKEKIYRCSVCDRGFTRIYQLNYHECVGESSQLLQSRTEEHITANKLFRCSQCGKGFGRKYHLKVHMRIHTGEKPFSCSLCGKGFIESGNLKVHMRAHTGKKQFSCSVCDKRFTLRSQLKIHQCVGHQSSQLHQNQTEQMETGADGEGCGEPGPARNSDPDTYLQPDTDDKTSESSETEDSDDGWEETRDPQSGLNSLKNDLVSQSETTCDTGRKRFSCSECGETFHNNHLLKIHIRNHTGEYREAKQEDPEPPHIKEEQEELWTSQEGEQLRGLEEADITKFPFTPVPVKSEEDEEKPQSSQLHQSQTEQMETGADGEDCGGPGPARNSDPDTHLQPETDDNPGISFKTDDSVDSDFWKDNRKPQLDLNSLKKNEISESVMGCDSGKKAFSCSDDKASETLEPESDDSVDSDFWKDNRKPQLDLNVLKNNDVSESEMRSNTLGKPYSCSECGKGFLSICNMKNHMKFHTGERAFFCSVCGQKCLYKSHLKIHMRTHTGEKPFICPVCGKKYAHKASMQSHMVVHTVDKQYTCNVCDKSFAWYTELKYHHCVGESSRQTPHWGETM
- the LOC122864523 gene encoding zinc finger protein 420-like isoform X1, with the protein product MSRFQEFKDSVKLRLRTAARKHLVEHLDTKTSGYEKELDRQQRLPDQVSDPDLKLRRAVCPADVQQLSLRKEEVPPEQQNWSPSLDQDPEPPHIKEEQEELWISQEGELLRGLEEADITKFPFTPVPVKSEEDEEKPQSSQLHQSQTELMETGANGEDCGGPGPARNSDPDTHLQPDTDDKTEDSSETETDDSDKNWRDPDSKQFRCSVCGKTFKHRGNLNIHMRTHTGVKPFSCSVCGKRFTQKAGLDYHLRTHTGERPFICSVCGKTFRHKGALTYHMATHTGVKPFSCSDCGKRFRGTSQLKIHKCVGESSQLHKSQSDKRKKPLSCSECDATFPNNYLLMTHMRMHKGKKLFTCTVCGQKRQFSSHLEIHMRTHTGEKPYSCSVCGKRFSQRGIMTQHMAVHSGVKPFGCSDCGKRFFWQFQIKKHKCLGESSQQRRTGFNGQDCGGSESVRNLDPDKHLKPDSDKKTKPSFETDDSVDIEFWKETRQHQSGFTYRRNKKVSVKTEPKTDDSVGSGFCKQTRQCQSGLNDLKNEEVSLSDTGYNTDKKPFSSSECHKRSKGSHTLQTHKKCHTGEKPFSCLFCGKGFATGGYLTRHTCVHTGEKLLSCIVCEKRFPLESELISHECVGESSKLLQSRTEEQITANKLFSCSQCGKGFGRKHQLQVHMRIHAKTFARRENLSFHMTCHTGEKPFCCSVCNTGFSDSESLVKHMRIHTGQTQFSCSICGKEFAWRRYLTKHMEVHAKEKIYRCSVCDRGFTRIYQLNYHECVGESSQLLQSRTEEHITANKLFRCSQCGKGFGRKYHLKVHMRIHTGEKPFSCSLCGKGFIESGNLKVHMRAHTGKKQFSCSVCDKRFTLRSQLKIHQCVGHQSSQLHQNQTEQMETGADGEGCGEPGPARNSDPDTYLQPDTDDKTSESSETEDSDDGWEETRDPQSGLNSLKNDLVSQSETTCDTGRKRFSCSECGETFHNNHLLKIHIRNHTGEYREAKQEDPEPPHIKEEQEELWTSQEGEQLRGLEEADITKFPFTPVPVKSEEDEEKPQSSQLHQSQTEQMETGADGEDCGGPGPARNSDPDTHLQPETDDNPGISFKTDDSVDSDFWKDNRKPQLDLNSLKKNEISESVMGCDSGKKAFSCSDDKASETLEPESDDSVDSDFWKDNRKPQLDLNVLKNNDVSESEMRSNTLGKPYSCSECGKGFLSICNMKNHMKFHTGERAFFCSVCGQKCLYKSHLKIHMRTHTGEKPFICPVCGKKYAHKASMQSHMVVHTVDKQYTCNVCDKSFAWYTELKYHHCVGESSRQTPHWGETM